Proteins co-encoded in one Sporosarcina sp. FSL K6-1522 genomic window:
- a CDS encoding YqhV family protein, translating to MEKALLMIILLRIFSGSVDITAAMLMYKFNDLEKAFYINTLLALVGPCVLIITTGIALFGLAEKISITRMVCLFAGIVLILVSLKAE from the coding sequence ATGGAAAAAGCACTTCTTATGATTATCTTGTTACGCATTTTTTCAGGTAGTGTAGATATCACGGCTGCTATGCTCATGTATAAATTCAATGATTTGGAAAAGGCTTTTTATATTAATACGCTATTAGCGTTGGTAGGCCCTTGTGTACTAATCATTACAACAGGGATTGCCTTATTTGGTCTGGCCGAAAAGATTTCCATAACGCGAATGGTTTGCCTATTTGCGGGGATTGTCCTTATTTTGGTCAGTTTGAAAGCTGAATGA
- a CDS encoding zinc ribbon domain-containing protein YjdM has protein sequence MSNLPNCPKCNSEYTYEDGNLFVCPECAHEWTLGSEAEEVEEEKVYKDANGNILTDGDSVTVIKDLKVKGSSKVVKAGTKVKGIRLIDGDHDIDCKIDGFGAMQLKTEFVKKL, from the coding sequence ATGTCAAATTTACCTAATTGTCCAAAATGTAATTCCGAATATACATACGAAGATGGCAATCTTTTTGTGTGCCCGGAATGTGCGCATGAGTGGACGCTGGGATCGGAAGCTGAAGAAGTGGAAGAGGAAAAAGTGTATAAAGATGCCAATGGCAATATTTTAACTGATGGTGATTCTGTCACAGTCATTAAAGATTTGAAAGTAAAAGGTAGCTCAAAAGTTGTTAAAGCAGGCACAAAAGTAAAAGGGATCCGTTTGATTGATGGCGACCATGATATTGATTGTAAAATCGATGGTTTTGGTGCGATGCAATTGAAAACGGAATTTGTGAAGAAGCTGTAA
- a CDS encoding XRE family transcriptional regulator, with product MEKMNKNIGQNIKRVRQERKLSLDKTAALTGVSKTMLGQIERGESNPTVTTLWKIANGLRLSFSSLISQERPAVTVIKKKTIAPLSENEGQYRVYPLIPFQPDKQFEVFAITLEPGCVHYSESHHRGVEEHIFVNEGLLVITVNEEVFEVGCEDSIIFEADVPHSYQNNGPKPVNCTVLIHYPS from the coding sequence ATGGAGAAAATGAATAAAAATATCGGTCAAAATATAAAACGGGTTCGGCAAGAAAGAAAATTGAGTTTAGATAAAACAGCCGCGCTAACAGGTGTCAGCAAAACGATGTTAGGGCAAATTGAAAGAGGCGAGTCGAATCCGACCGTTACGACACTTTGGAAAATAGCAAATGGCTTGCGATTATCATTTTCTTCACTCATTAGTCAAGAGCGACCCGCTGTGACAGTCATCAAAAAGAAGACAATAGCGCCACTGAGTGAAAATGAGGGACAGTACCGTGTCTATCCATTAATCCCTTTTCAACCAGATAAGCAGTTTGAAGTCTTTGCGATTACGCTTGAACCCGGATGTGTGCATTATTCAGAATCTCATCATAGAGGCGTGGAAGAGCATATCTTTGTCAATGAGGGCTTACTCGTAATCACAGTTAATGAAGAGGTATTCGAAGTGGGTTGTGAGGACTCAATCATTTTCGAGGCTGATGTCCCACATAGTTATCAAAATAACGGACCAAAGCCCGTAAACTGTACGGTACTCATTCACTATCCTAGTTAA